GGTTAAATAATTCTTAGGAGGAATAAGAATGTTTGAATTTTTTAACAAGTTTTTTAACAAACAGGCTTCAAAAGACATTGCAAAGGAGAGGCTAAAACTTGTTATTATTCACGACAGGGCAAACGTGTCTCCAGAACTTTTAGAGTTGATAAAAAATGAAATCTTAAAAGCTATACAAAAATACATAGTGATTGACGACAAGCTCTTGGAAATTCAAATAACCAGAACACCGTCTGAGCAGAAAGGCGAATTTGTTCCTGCACTTATTGCCAACATTCCTATAAAATCTGTAAAGAAAACTGAGATTTTAAACAACGAGGCTGACGACTAAAATGATAGTCAAAAACGAACAAACGATAAAAAAAAGGTTCAATGCTTTTTTAACCATTTTAGTGATAATTCTTTGTCTTACTGGTTTTATTCTAATTGCAAGTGCAACTAATGTTCTGGAGACAGGAAAATATAAATTGGTCATTTCGCAAGTCATCTGGTTTTGTTTGGGACTGAGCTTGTACTTCATTTTTTCGTTAATTGACTATAGAATATTTGCAAACTT
The sequence above is drawn from the Caldicellulosiruptor bescii DSM 6725 genome and encodes:
- the minE gene encoding cell division topological specificity factor MinE, with product MFEFFNKFFNKQASKDIAKERLKLVIIHDRANVSPELLELIKNEILKAIQKYIVIDDKLLEIQITRTPSEQKGEFVPALIANIPIKSVKKTEILNNEADD